In one Lolium rigidum isolate FL_2022 chromosome 3, APGP_CSIRO_Lrig_0.1, whole genome shotgun sequence genomic region, the following are encoded:
- the LOC124702120 gene encoding heat shock 70 kDa protein 18-like, translated as MSGAKGDGPAIGIDLGTTYSCAAVWRPSHNRVEVIPNDQGNLTTPSCVAFTDTLRLIGDAAMNQAATNPFNTVFDAKRLIGRRFSDACVQGDIKLFPFKVISGPGDRPMIVVHYKGEVKQFSPEEISSMILIKMWESAEAYLGTAVKNAVITVPVYFNDSQRQATIDAGAIAGLNVMRIINEPSAAAIAYGLDKASRSGEGKTVLIFDLGGGTLDVSIISIHKGTFTVKATSGDTHLGGQDLNSRMVEYFVQDFLKRHKNECMSDIRNNPRALMRLRMACERAKRFLTTMPQAKFEIDSLHDTIDFYGTITRPRFEELNLDLFRKCTGHVEKCLADAKMDKSQIHDVVLVGGSSRIPKVQQLLKEFFNGKELCKSINPDEAVAYGAAVQAAVLNGECDQKVQDLLLLDVTPLSLGIETGAGPAIGIDLGTTYSCVAVWRPSHNRVEVIPNDQGNLTTPSCVAFTDTCRLVGDAAMNQAAMNPINTVFDAKRLMGRRFSDSTVQGDMKLWPFKVIPGPGDRPMIVVQYKGAEKQFVAEEISSMLLMKMQEAAEAYLGTPVKDAVITVPVYFNDSQREATLDAGVIAGLNVIRIINEPSAAAIAYGLDRMSNSGEAKTVLIFDLGGGTLDVSIINIDKGNFVVKATAGDTHLGGEDLNSQMVEHFVQDFLRRHKSNIRGNPKALMRLRTACERAKRMLTSTAQAKIEIDSLHDGIDFYGSITRARFEEMNMDLFRKCIEHVEKCLSDAKMEKFQIHDVVLVGGSTRIPKVQQLLHDFFNGKKLCKSINPDEAVAYGAAVQAATLSGEGDQKVQDLLLLDVTPRSLGVEIVPGLMSVLIPKNTTIPVAREGPYTTTFDYQTSVYFPVYEGEGEWTKDNNLLGQVTIWGVPPQLAGMAQLRITYEVEANGIMKVTVMDLTTGNKSSVTINKGGLDKKEIKSMAQYAKKCKTEDRKEINKIKKENEQEIKRMAKMNRILPAAEKYTPEDKKQVKKIKKENEEGWLSKEEMERTSKDNEQTNKKIKKESGGP; from the exons ATGAGTGGCGCGAAGGGCGACGGGCCGGCGATCGGCATTGACCTCGGGACGACCTACTCCTGCGCCGCCGTCTGGCGGCCGTCGCACAACCGCGTCGAGGTCATCCCCAATGACCAGGGCAATCTCACCACCCCGTCCTGCGTCGCCTTCACCGACACCTTGCGGCTCATCGGCGACGCGGCCATGAACCAGGCCGCCACCAACcccttcaacaccgtcttcg ATGCCAAGAGACTAATTGGCCGGCGATTCAGCGATGCATGTGTGCAAGGAGATATAAAACTATTCCCATTCAAAGTCATTTCAGGGCCTGGTGACCGGCCAATGATTGTTGTGCATTACAAGGGTGAGGTGAAGCAGTTCTCACCTGAGGAGATCTCCTCTATGATACTCATCAAGATGTGGGAGAGTGCCGAGGCCTATCTTGGAACGGCAGTGAAAAATGCTGTCATCACTGTTCCAGTCTACTTCAACGACTCCCAACGCCAGGCCACCATTGATGCTGGCGCCATTGCTGGTCTCAACGTCATGCGCATCATCAACGAGCCATCCGCAGCAGCCATCGCCTATGGTCTTGACAAGGCATCCCGCAGCGGTGAAGGGAAGACGGTGCTCATCTTTGATCTCGGCGGTGGTACCTTAGATGTCTCCATTATCAGTATTCACAAGGGCACCTTCACAGTCAAGGCCACATCTGGTGACACCCACCTCGGTGGGCAGGATCTCAACAGTCGGATGGTGGAATATTTTGTGCAGGATTTCCTTAAGAGGCACAAGAATGAATGCATGAGTGACATCAGAAACAACCCTAGGGCGCTTATGCGGTTGAGGATGGCATGCGAGAGGGCTAAGAGGTTCTTGACTACCATGCCGCAGGCAAAATTTGAGATtgactcacttcacgacaccattgACTTCTATGGGACCATCACCCGACCCCGTTTCGAGGAGCTCAACCTGGACCTCTTCCGCAAGTGCACTGGACATGTTGAGAAGTGCCTCGCTGATGCCAAGATGGACAAGTCTCAGATCCACGATGTTGTACTTGTGGGTGGCTCCAGCCGCATCCCCAAGGTGCAGCAGCTGCTCAAGGAATTCTTCAACGGGAAGGAGCTTTGCAAGAGCATCAACCCTGACGAGGCTGTAGCCTATGGCGCTGCTGTCCAGGCTGCGGTCCTCAATGGCGAATGCGACCAGAAGGTGCAGGACTTGCTCCTGCTGGATGTCACGCCGCTCTCCCTCGGGATAGAAACT GGCGCCGGGCCGGCGATCGGCATCGACCTCGGGACGACCTACTCGTGCGTGGCCGTGTGGCGGCCGTCGCACAACCGCGTCGAGGTCATCCCCAACGACCAGGGCAACCTCACCACGCCGTCCTGCGTTGCCTTCACCGACACCTGCCGTCTCGTCGGCGACGCGGCCATGAACCAGGCCGCCATGAACCCCATCAACACCGTCTTTG ATGCAAAGCGACTGATGGGTCGGCGATTCAGTGACTCGACCGTACAAGGTGATATGAAGCTATGGCCTTTCAAAGTCATTCCAGGTCCTGGTGACCGGCCAATGATTGTAGTGCAGTACAAGGGGGCGGAGAAGCAGTTTGTCGCTGAGGAGATCTCCTCCATGTTGCTCATGAAGATGCAAGAGGCTGCCGAGGCATACCTAGGCACGCCAGTAAAGGATGCGGTTATCACTGTCCCAGTCTACTTCAACGACTCCCAGCGCGAAGCCACCCTCGATGCTGGCGTAATTGCTGGCCTCAACGTCATACGCATCATCAACGAGCCCTCCGCTGCGGCCATTGCCTATGGTCTTGACAGGATGTCCAACAGCGGTGAAGCGAAGACGGTGCtcatatttgatcttggaggcgGTACTTTGGATGTCTCGATTATCAATATTGACAAGGGAAACTTTGTGGTCAAAGCCACGGCTGGGGACACCCATCTTGGCGGGGAGGATCTCAACAGTCAGATGGTGGAGCACTTCGTGCAGGATTTTCTTAGGAGACACAAGAGTAACATCAGAGGCAATCCGAAGGCCCTCATGCGGCTGAGGACGGCTTGCGAGAGGGCGAAGAGGATGCTAACTTCCACGGCGCAGGCCAAAATTGAGATCGACTCGCTCCACGACGGCATTGACTTCTACGGGTCCATCACCCGCGCCCGGTTTGAGGAAATGAATATGGACCTCTTCCGCAAGTGCATCGAACACGTCGAGAAGTGCCTCAGTGATGCCAAGATGGAGAAGTTCCAAATCCACGATGTTGTGCTTGTGGGTGGCTCCACCAGGATCCCCAAGGTTCAGCAGCTGCTTCATGATTTTTTCAATGGGAAGAAGTTATGCAAGAGCATCAACCCTGACGAGGCTGTGGCCTATGGCGCTGCTGTACAGGCCGCTACCCTGAGCGGCGAAGGCGACCAGAAGGTGCAGGACTTGCTCCTTCTTGACGTGACGCCGCGCTCGCTCGGAGTCGAGATAGTGCCAGGCCTCATGAGCGTGCTGATACCCAAGAACACCACCATCCCTGTCGCGAGGGAGGGGCCTTACACAACAACGTTCGACTACCAGACCAGCGTTTATTTCCCGGTGTACGAGGGTGAAGGGGAGTGGACCAAGGACAACAACCTCCTGGGCCAGGTCACGATCTGGGGCGTGCCCCCACAGCTGGCAGGCATGGCACAACTCAGAATCACGTATGAAGTGGAAGCGAACGGcatcatgaaggtgacggtgatgGACCTGACGACTGGAAACAAGAGCAGCGTCACCATCAACAAGGGTGGGCTGGACAAGAAGGAGATCAAGAGCATGGCACAGTATGCCAAGAAGTGCAAGACCGAGGACAGGAAGGAAATTAATAAGATAAAGAAAGAAAACGAGCAAGAGATCAAGCGCATGGCAAAAATGAATCGCATTTTGCCGGCTGCTGAGAAGTACACGCCCGAGGACAAGAAACAAGTTAAGAAAATAAAGAAGGAAAACGAGGAAGGCTGGCTGAGCAAGGAGGAGATGGAGCGCACC TCCAAAGACAACGAGCAAACTAATAAGAAGATAAAAAAGGaaagtggaggcccatga